A region from the Candidatus Gracilibacteria bacterium genome encodes:
- the pdxS gene encoding pyridoxal 5'-phosphate synthase lyase subunit PdxS — MKKPVKKTSNTPLLKRGLAQMLKGGVIMDVVNAEQAKIAEDAGAVAVMALERVPSDIRKDGGVARMSDPKMIKGILAAVSIPVMAKVRIGHFVEAQILEALGVDYVDESEVLTPADEEFHVEKNQFKIPFVCGATNLGEALRRINEGAAMIRTKGEAGTGNVVEAVRHWRTIDRQIKALKGANEAALKKAAKEMRVPVELVKEVAKLGKLPVVNFAAGGIATPADAALMMQLGCDGVFVGSGIFKSSDPAKRAKAIVEATTHFNDPKVVAKVSENLGNAMESQEISKLESRYAERGW; from the coding sequence ATGAAAAAACCTGTAAAAAAGACCTCCAATACTCCTTTACTCAAGCGCGGATTGGCTCAAATGCTCAAAGGTGGAGTGATTATGGATGTGGTGAATGCCGAACAAGCTAAAATCGCAGAAGATGCAGGTGCGGTGGCAGTGATGGCACTTGAACGCGTGCCTTCGGACATCCGAAAAGATGGTGGTGTGGCACGCATGTCAGACCCTAAAATGATCAAGGGAATTCTTGCTGCAGTCTCTATTCCCGTGATGGCCAAGGTGCGCATCGGGCATTTTGTGGAAGCTCAAATTCTCGAGGCATTGGGCGTGGATTACGTGGATGAAAGCGAAGTTCTCACTCCGGCGGATGAGGAATTCCATGTTGAAAAAAATCAATTTAAAATCCCGTTTGTGTGTGGCGCGACCAACCTCGGAGAAGCGCTTCGTCGCATCAATGAAGGAGCTGCTATGATTCGAACTAAAGGAGAGGCCGGAACCGGGAATGTGGTGGAAGCGGTTCGCCATTGGAGAACCATTGATCGTCAAATCAAAGCGCTCAAAGGCGCGAATGAAGCCGCATTAAAAAAGGCGGCTAAAGAAATGCGCGTTCCCGTGGAACTCGTGAAAGAAGTGGCTAAATTAGGAAAACTCCCGGTGGTCAATTTTGCGGCCGGAGGCATTGCCACTCCTGCAGATGCGGCCCTTATGATGCAATTGGGGTGCGATGGTGTTTTTGTGGGTTCCGGAATTTTTAAATCCTCAGATCCTGCCAAACGCGCCAAAGCCATCGTGGAAGCCACCACTCATTTTAATGACCCAAAAGTGGTTGCTAAAGTTTCTGAAAATTTAGGAAATGCGATGGAGAGCCAAGAAATTTCGAAATTAGAAAGTCGATACGCGGAAAGAGGTTGGTAA
- a CDS encoding DUF333 domain-containing protein yields the protein MNSFRFRPAFLSGIFFILLSTFILSGCAKNTDTTADNTGIANPASTYCEDQGGTLSIQEKSNGQYGVCFFEENRQCEEWALFQGECPVGGVKVTGWITDQQIYCAITGGTVDMKINTCKKGETVCDLTDYYNNACL from the coding sequence ATGAATTCTTTTCGTTTTCGTCCTGCATTTTTGAGTGGAATATTTTTTATTCTTTTATCCACTTTTATTTTAAGTGGATGCGCAAAAAATACGGATACGACGGCGGACAATACCGGGATAGCGAATCCCGCTTCAACCTACTGCGAAGACCAAGGGGGGACGCTGTCCATCCAAGAAAAATCGAATGGACAATATGGGGTTTGTTTTTTTGAAGAAAACCGTCAATGTGAAGAATGGGCTTTATTTCAAGGGGAATGCCCTGTGGGTGGAGTGAAAGTCACGGGCTGGATCACAGATCAACAAATTTACTGTGCTATCACGGGAGGCACCGTTGACATGAAAATCAATACCTGCAAAAAAGGAGAGACCGTGTGCGATTTAACGGATTATTATAATAACGCTTGTCTTTAA
- the typA gene encoding translational GTPase TypA, protein MEIYNIAIVAHVDHGKTTLVDALLKASEHFDARKGIEVCAMDSNDQERERGITIYAKNASIIYKGVKINIVDTPGHADFGSEVERILRTVDAVLLVVDAYEGPMPQTKFVLRKSLELGHKVLVIINKIDKPTARPDKVIDLTFDLFGKLGASNEQLDFPSIYTNAKQGVAIRKLTDEKVNIHPLLDFILEHVKPAEQKTDAPFRMQPATLAYDNFLGRLAVGRVYEGVLRLNDPVTVMTPKGEKRTGRISKLFTFEGMERKEVPEVSAGDIVALAGIPDVYVGETITNDPSVEPLPAIRVDPPTLAVEFRVNDSPFAGTEGTYVTGRHIRERLEKELQTNVGLRIEFRSDSDAIRVYGRGEMHIAVLIETMRREGFELQISQPEVIMHEENGVQMEPLELAIVNVPDEMAGMVIEKLSKRKGIMLNMQSENGNTQMEFEIPTRGLLGFRSQFLVQTRGEGTLYHSFDRFKPYMGKIVKRTVGSMISGETGTAMAYSLWKLQERGPLFIVAATEVYEGMIIGEYNHGTDLTVNPIKNKHLTNVRASGTDEALYLVPIVPMTLEKAIEYIGPDEYAEITPTRVRLRKKILKMDQRKKSEKKE, encoded by the coding sequence ATGGAAATTTACAACATCGCCATTGTCGCACACGTCGATCATGGAAAAACCACTTTGGTGGACGCTCTTCTCAAGGCCAGCGAACATTTTGACGCTCGAAAAGGCATTGAAGTATGTGCCATGGACAGCAATGATCAGGAGCGAGAACGAGGGATTACGATTTATGCCAAAAACGCTTCTATCATCTATAAAGGCGTAAAAATCAATATTGTGGATACCCCGGGGCACGCGGATTTCGGGTCGGAAGTGGAACGTATTTTAAGAACCGTGGATGCGGTTTTATTGGTGGTGGATGCCTATGAGGGCCCCATGCCGCAAACCAAATTTGTACTACGAAAATCTCTGGAATTGGGCCATAAAGTTTTAGTCATCATCAACAAAATCGACAAACCCACCGCCCGTCCCGACAAAGTGATTGATTTGACTTTTGATTTATTTGGCAAGCTGGGGGCATCCAATGAACAACTCGATTTTCCTTCCATTTACACGAACGCAAAACAAGGAGTCGCCATCCGTAAATTAACGGATGAAAAAGTGAATATTCATCCGCTTCTAGATTTTATTTTGGAGCACGTAAAACCCGCGGAGCAAAAAACAGACGCGCCTTTCCGAATGCAACCCGCCACATTGGCTTATGATAATTTCTTGGGACGCTTGGCGGTGGGACGTGTGTACGAAGGCGTTTTGCGTTTGAATGATCCTGTCACCGTAATGACTCCAAAGGGGGAAAAACGTACAGGCAGAATCTCAAAATTATTCACGTTCGAAGGCATGGAACGAAAAGAAGTGCCGGAAGTGAGTGCCGGAGATATTGTGGCTTTGGCCGGAATTCCGGACGTGTATGTGGGCGAAACCATCACCAACGATCCCAGTGTAGAGCCCTTGCCCGCCATTCGAGTGGATCCCCCGACTTTGGCGGTTGAATTTCGGGTGAATGATTCACCGTTTGCCGGAACGGAAGGCACCTATGTCACGGGTCGCCATATTCGCGAACGATTGGAAAAAGAATTGCAAACCAACGTGGGATTGCGCATTGAATTCCGAAGCGATAGCGATGCCATCCGTGTGTACGGCAGAGGAGAAATGCACATCGCGGTCTTGATTGAAACCATGCGCAGGGAAGGTTTTGAATTGCAAATTTCTCAACCCGAAGTGATTATGCATGAGGAAAATGGCGTCCAAATGGAACCTCTTGAATTGGCCATCGTGAATGTCCCGGACGAAATGGCCGGGATGGTGATTGAAAAATTATCCAAACGAAAAGGGATCATGTTGAATATGCAATCCGAAAATGGAAATACGCAAATGGAATTCGAAATTCCAACACGCGGATTATTGGGTTTTCGATCGCAATTTTTGGTTCAAACTCGAGGAGAAGGGACGTTGTATCATTCCTTCGATCGGTTCAAACCTTATATGGGGAAAATCGTGAAACGCACTGTGGGATCGATGATCTCGGGAGAAACCGGGACCGCCATGGCGTATTCATTGTGGAAATTGCAAGAACGCGGGCCTTTGTTCATTGTGGCCGCCACCGAGGTGTACGAGGGCATGATCATTGGCGAATACAACCACGGTACGGATCTCACCGTGAATCCGATTAAAAACAAGCACCTCACCAATGTTCGCGCTTCCGGGACCGATGAGGCGCTGTATCTCGTTCCCATCGTGCCCATGACTTTGGAAAAAGCCATTGAATATATTGGGCCGGATGAATACGCGGAAATCACACCCACTCGAGTGCGCTTACGCAAAAAGATTTTAAAAATGGACCAAAGGAAAAAATCGGAGAAAAAAGAATAA
- the pdxT gene encoding pyridoxal 5'-phosphate synthase glutaminase subunit PdxT, with protein MKSHPPIVGILDLQGDVIEHRRALVQCGATVVSVKTANDLAKVQALVLPGGESTAIGKLLHWNGLAEPLKQRVRAGMPVYATCAGSILLAKTITGRETAANLKLMDITVERNFYGRQMDSFETLIDVRLGKISKKIPAIFIRAPRIKSIGKTCKILAYCDRDIVLVQEKKMLVSTFHPELTDDRTIHRYFLSLIPLQAL; from the coding sequence ATGAAATCTCATCCGCCCATTGTCGGGATTCTTGATCTGCAAGGCGATGTTATTGAACACCGCCGAGCTTTGGTTCAATGCGGAGCCACCGTTGTTTCCGTGAAAACCGCAAATGATTTGGCAAAAGTCCAAGCTCTGGTTCTTCCCGGAGGGGAGAGTACCGCCATCGGAAAATTACTCCATTGGAATGGATTGGCCGAACCCCTCAAACAACGTGTGCGAGCCGGCATGCCGGTGTACGCCACCTGCGCAGGATCTATTTTGCTTGCAAAAACAATCACCGGACGAGAAACCGCGGCCAATTTGAAGCTTATGGATATTACGGTGGAGCGTAATTTCTACGGGAGACAAATGGATAGCTTTGAAACCTTGATTGATGTTCGGTTGGGGAAAATTTCAAAAAAAATTCCTGCGATTTTTATTCGCGCTCCGCGTATCAAAAGTATTGGTAAGACGTGTAAAATCTTGGCATACTGCGATCGTGATATCGTTTTGGTTCAAGAGAAAAAAATGCTGGTTTCGACTTTTCATCCCGAACTCACCGATGATCGCACTATCCACCGTTATTTTTTAAGCCTTATCCCGTTACAAGCCCTTTAA
- the folE gene encoding GTP cyclohydrolase I FolE — protein MDTKQLEKHILAILKLIGENPKREGLLDTPKRVAKAYEKLFSGYEKKPKDMVTVFENEGYDEMVIVKDIEFYSTCEHHVLPFFGKVHIGYIPDKKIIGLSKMPRLVEMFSRRLQNQERLTSQIAEGLMDILHPKGVGVVVEAKHFCMMARGVEKQNSMILTSAVRGLFKKNLNTRTEFLRLIGKV, from the coding sequence ATGGATACCAAACAACTCGAAAAACACATTCTGGCGATCTTAAAACTCATCGGAGAAAACCCCAAACGTGAGGGCCTTCTCGACACCCCAAAACGGGTGGCAAAAGCGTATGAAAAACTTTTTTCCGGATATGAAAAAAAACCAAAAGATATGGTAACGGTTTTTGAAAATGAAGGTTATGACGAGATGGTGATCGTGAAAGATATTGAATTTTATTCCACGTGTGAACATCATGTTTTGCCCTTCTTTGGAAAAGTGCATATCGGGTATATTCCGGATAAAAAAATCATCGGACTTTCCAAAATGCCGCGTTTGGTGGAAATGTTTTCGCGCCGACTTCAAAATCAAGAACGGCTTACCTCTCAAATTGCGGAAGGGCTTATGGACATCCTTCACCCCAAAGGAGTTGGCGTAGTGGTTGAAGCCAAGCATTTTTGTATGATGGCGCGCGGTGTTGAAAAACAAAATTCCATGATTTTAACGTCTGCGGTGCGAGGACTTTTTAAGAAAAATCTCAACACACGAACGGAGTTTTTAAGACTTATTGGCAAAGTGTAA
- the recR gene encoding recombination mediator RecR, producing the protein MNSIPKPIQDLIQAFSRLPGIGPKTAQRLAMHLLTASDAVARDLSNALKDLKTSTTFCSTCFHLTTENPCSICSDSYRDTSLLCVVEEPVDLISIEKAGSYKGLYHVLHGHLSPIDGIGPQNLKIHELLSRLQPSNGSQKATMIREVILATNPTMEGESTAHYLLSQIKPLGIKVTRIARGLPSGANIEYADDVTLTQAMEGRKEF; encoded by the coding sequence ATGAATTCCATCCCCAAACCCATTCAAGACTTGATCCAAGCCTTTTCTCGACTGCCGGGCATTGGCCCCAAGACCGCGCAACGATTGGCAATGCATCTTTTAACCGCATCGGATGCGGTGGCCCGAGATCTTTCAAATGCATTAAAAGATTTAAAAACGTCCACCACGTTTTGTTCCACGTGTTTTCATTTGACTACGGAAAATCCGTGCTCCATTTGTTCGGATTCGTATCGCGACACATCGCTGTTGTGTGTGGTTGAAGAGCCGGTGGATCTTATTTCGATCGAAAAAGCCGGGAGTTACAAAGGGCTTTATCACGTGCTCCACGGGCATCTTTCTCCTATCGATGGCATTGGCCCGCAAAATCTAAAAATTCATGAACTTCTTTCACGACTCCAACCTTCAAATGGTTCGCAAAAAGCCACAATGATTCGTGAAGTGATTTTGGCCACCAACCCCACGATGGAAGGCGAATCCACGGCGCATTATTTACTGAGTCAAATTAAGCCGCTCGGGATCAAAGTTACTCGAATTGCGCGGGGACTTCCGTCCGGAGCGAACATTGAATATGCGGATGACGTTACTCTGACTCAGGCGATGGAGGGGAGAAAAGAATTCTAA
- a CDS encoding PrsW family intramembrane metalloprotease: MPDFSALSIPQLVVAILLAFLPVLIWMKLMFGKNRATQKNLVKVFFFGVFSVIPILAIQYLWILYPQFDVYALAQQSVTSVNLGFLFTYVAIGAFEEVTKFNMLRHLHWAKVEIKSVNDAMRYIFVIALGFAFTENILYFYSVAHMGQLKDLFAAVIFRSTYTTAGHMLFSGIVGYYYAIGKFGNPVLELDHWSGKKHPVLGWAQRHFNLQNKNMFNLQKIFQGLFLGMGLHALFNFSLQMNKMADAAMIVIFGFILVIYLSKKRTTYLVFTDEENARPSTIGKAEENVVVELMGMWMNEGKYKEVIEICDRLAKRDPDNNVVKLFRAKAMDNKKIQRVKKAIHLLFTDEEYDVEKEEMSVFERLKKNQEAKAAILKTSMIA; this comes from the coding sequence ATGCCGGATTTCAGCGCTTTATCCATCCCACAACTTGTCGTCGCCATTTTGTTGGCGTTTCTCCCGGTACTCATCTGGATGAAATTAATGTTCGGGAAAAATAGAGCCACTCAGAAAAATCTTGTAAAAGTATTTTTCTTTGGCGTTTTTTCCGTAATACCGATTCTTGCCATTCAATACCTCTGGATCCTTTATCCCCAATTCGATGTGTACGCCCTGGCGCAGCAAAGTGTGACCAGCGTCAATCTGGGTTTTCTTTTCACGTACGTCGCGATCGGAGCCTTTGAAGAAGTTACCAAGTTCAATATGTTACGCCATTTGCATTGGGCCAAAGTGGAAATTAAATCCGTGAATGATGCCATGCGTTATATTTTTGTCATTGCGCTAGGGTTCGCTTTTACCGAAAATATTTTGTATTTTTACAGCGTTGCGCACATGGGGCAATTGAAGGATCTTTTTGCGGCCGTGATTTTTCGTTCCACGTACACGACGGCCGGGCACATGCTGTTTTCCGGGATTGTCGGTTATTATTACGCGATTGGGAAATTTGGAAATCCGGTTTTAGAGTTGGACCATTGGTCCGGGAAAAAGCATCCGGTTTTAGGATGGGCCCAACGTCATTTTAATTTGCAAAATAAAAACATGTTTAATTTACAAAAAATATTTCAAGGGTTGTTTTTGGGAATGGGGCTACATGCTTTATTCAATTTTTCTTTACAAATGAATAAGATGGCTGACGCGGCCATGATCGTGATTTTCGGGTTTATTTTGGTGATTTATTTAAGTAAAAAACGCACCACTTATTTGGTCTTCACGGATGAAGAAAATGCGCGTCCTTCCACGATTGGAAAAGCCGAAGAAAACGTGGTAGTTGAACTTATGGGCATGTGGATGAATGAAGGAAAATATAAAGAAGTGATTGAAATTTGCGATCGGTTGGCGAAACGAGATCCGGACAATAATGTGGTGAAACTATTTCGAGCAAAAGCCATGGATAATAAAAAAATTCAACGCGTGAAAAAGGCTATTCATTTACTTTTTACCGATGAAGAATACGATGTTGAAAAAGAGGAAATGAGCGTTTTTGAGCGCCTCAAAAAAAATCAAGAAGCAAAGGCGGCGATTTTAAAAACATCAATGATTGCTTAA
- a CDS encoding thrombospondin type 3 repeat-containing protein yields the protein MKNKKVWIAVGVLSLALGVGLYSSGTIFQGAFKPLPASDRDGDGIRGSADLCPLQNATGYDLNLDGCIDDTDGDSIKDNVDLCPTVAAVSGYDLDSDGCTDDTDGDTITDDLDACPTEDATGHDADSDGCIDTDTTAPLGTITVSLSDDPILDGVAIAGDDSSSGPLLVARYKVYASGEDFTVTGMQFENDSDDTNSYEDDDAINTVILTYPTSLDAPTVLDGRASTILIAGKATFTGLNMAVPESMSGDENAIEVEVYVTTNEITTGGAFSSGTQIEMDFDARDEFYAIGLTSGATVTESSSYFGTTRDVDANEIALYKALPSFAIDDSTTSPCSGTLIESSTTNVYCFGVTANGGAIALYELNFTAVPNLLNTGMSVGQLAYMNGWTITEYDSSGLIGSSLGNGTWNSLDHGVTITFTSEEVIAEGTTSYYVVQAPITYTDSTDTSSLSVYLNQDIIYYGSTSATRVYENIVWSDRSASGHSTSTSDWTNGYKLDGLPTATLISEE from the coding sequence ATGAAAAATAAAAAAGTTTGGATTGCTGTGGGCGTGCTTTCCCTCGCGCTCGGGGTTGGGTTGTATTCCTCGGGAACTATTTTCCAAGGCGCGTTTAAGCCCCTCCCTGCTTCTGATCGTGACGGCGATGGAATTCGTGGTTCTGCGGATCTTTGCCCTCTCCAAAACGCCACGGGGTATGATCTCAATCTCGATGGTTGCATCGATGACACGGATGGAGATTCCATTAAAGACAACGTTGACCTCTGCCCCACCGTTGCGGCTGTATCAGGTTATGACTTAGATAGTGATGGCTGCACCGATGATACCGATGGCGACACCATTACTGATGATCTTGATGCTTGCCCCACCGAAGATGCCACCGGGCATGACGCGGATAGTGATGGGTGTATTGACACTGACACTACTGCGCCTCTTGGCACCATCACGGTATCCCTTTCCGATGATCCTATTTTGGATGGAGTGGCTATTGCCGGAGACGATTCTTCTTCCGGTCCGCTTCTTGTCGCCCGATACAAAGTGTATGCCTCAGGCGAAGATTTTACGGTAACGGGGATGCAATTTGAAAATGATTCCGACGACACCAACTCTTATGAAGATGATGACGCCATCAATACGGTTATTTTGACGTATCCAACCTCACTGGATGCACCTACGGTTTTGGATGGACGCGCTTCGACAATTTTGATCGCAGGGAAAGCCACTTTTACCGGATTGAATATGGCGGTTCCCGAATCTATGAGTGGAGATGAAAATGCCATTGAGGTGGAAGTGTATGTCACAACCAATGAAATCACGACAGGTGGCGCTTTTTCATCCGGGACTCAAATTGAAATGGACTTCGATGCAAGGGATGAGTTTTATGCTATTGGATTAACCTCCGGAGCCACAGTTACGGAATCTTCTTCTTATTTTGGAACCACAAGAGACGTGGATGCCAATGAAATTGCGCTTTATAAGGCATTGCCCAGTTTTGCCATTGATGATTCGACCACTTCTCCATGCTCTGGAACTTTAATCGAAAGCTCCACAACGAATGTTTATTGTTTCGGGGTTACCGCCAACGGCGGAGCAATTGCTCTTTATGAACTCAACTTCACGGCTGTCCCTAATCTTTTGAATACCGGAATGTCTGTTGGTCAACTCGCCTACATGAATGGTTGGACGATCACGGAATACGATTCTTCCGGTTTGATTGGTTCGTCACTCGGGAATGGAACATGGAATTCCCTTGATCATGGAGTAACCATCACTTTCACCAGTGAAGAAGTGATAGCTGAAGGCACCACCTCTTACTATGTTGTACAAGCTCCAATAACCTATACGGATAGCACCGACACTTCCAGCTTAAGTGTGTATCTCAATCAAGACATCATTTATTACGGCAGTACCTCCGCGACTAGGGTCTATGAAAACATTGTTTGGTCTGATCGCTCAGCTTCAGGCCACTCCACGTCCACCTCAGACTGGACCAATGGGTATAAACTTGATGGATTGCCTACAGCTACATTGATATCCGAAGAATAA
- the ispE gene encoding 4-(cytidine 5'-diphospho)-2-C-methyl-D-erythritol kinase, producing the protein MLPFTLKSPAKVNLTLDVLGRDPSGYHRIQTIFAEVPSLADELIFEKSKEPGITIQCDKKEVPIGSENLIMSAIEALLAHVKKDAENFQGFTIKLIKNIPPGGGLGGASSNAATTLKALNKLWDLQLSTKELLEIAAQIGMDVPFFIHGGLALGSHYGEQITPLPVLKNFTIEIIQTHIPVLTKDAYEFLDLNECGKRTSDTEILLEILKNKSSPLDSKILNSLLHNDFESQFFTQNPEIKKQYPNAHLSGSGGCLFEIKGN; encoded by the coding sequence ATGCTCCCATTCACGCTAAAATCCCCGGCTAAAGTAAACCTTACCCTTGATGTTTTAGGGCGGGATCCTTCGGGCTATCATCGCATTCAAACGATTTTTGCGGAAGTGCCATCTTTGGCGGATGAGCTAATTTTCGAGAAGTCAAAAGAACCGGGAATAACCATTCAATGTGATAAAAAAGAAGTTCCAATCGGATCGGAAAATTTAATCATGAGCGCCATCGAAGCCTTGCTCGCGCATGTAAAAAAAGACGCAGAAAATTTTCAGGGTTTCACCATAAAACTCATTAAAAATATTCCCCCCGGCGGCGGCCTCGGCGGCGCCTCTTCCAATGCCGCGACCACCCTCAAAGCCTTAAATAAATTATGGGATTTGCAATTATCTACGAAAGAGCTTTTAGAAATCGCAGCCCAAATCGGCATGGATGTCCCTTTTTTCATTCATGGCGGTCTTGCCCTGGGTTCACATTACGGCGAACAAATCACTCCCCTTCCAGTACTCAAAAATTTTACCATCGAAATCATCCAAACCCACATTCCGGTTCTCACAAAAGACGCGTACGAATTTCTCGATTTAAACGAATGTGGAAAACGCACATCAGACACAGAAATACTTTTAGAAATTTTAAAAAATAAATCTTCACCGCTAGATTCAAAAATTTTAAATTCTCTCCTTCATAACGACTTTGAATCTCAGTTTTTCACTCAAAATCCCGAAATCAAAAAACAATACCCCAACGCACATTTGAGCGGGTCGGGAGGGTGTTTATTTGAGATTAAAGGGAATTAA
- the ispF gene encoding 2-C-methyl-D-erythritol 2,4-cyclodiphosphate synthase — MNENIKKSIGRVVLLAAGKSVRTAGVSKQWEKIGGQPVFAYSLNVFLSHPQVEQVVLVVRREDNDKAKKWLKDHKIGKVIVAMGGGTRQESAIQGFKKLKNLQPNDIVLFHNAANPLVTQKEITEVLRASQKYGAACVGHPATATLKKLHNGFIEKTVNRETMGQAETPQAMTVDLYKKALKKRLKGTDEMSLVEQLRLQPKWILASPYNFKITTQRDLDLARFLIEGGTQRTGIGQDSHRFSLTKKGLTLGGVFLKKEPKMIANSDGDVMIHALCNALLQALGEGYSLGKIADPMCLKKGVKNSRKYLDKILKKMNEKGFKIHHVGFQLEGKRPKIDLLTPRLKKSMATILGLTEGQIGITATSGEDLTPFGRGEGLQCFAVVTLKFII; from the coding sequence ATGAATGAAAATATAAAAAAGTCAATAGGTAGAGTTGTTCTGTTGGCGGCCGGAAAAAGTGTGCGAACCGCTGGTGTTTCAAAACAGTGGGAAAAGATAGGGGGCCAACCGGTTTTCGCGTATTCATTGAATGTTTTCTTAAGTCATCCGCAGGTCGAGCAAGTGGTGTTGGTGGTGCGTCGAGAAGATAATGATAAGGCTAAAAAATGGCTCAAGGATCATAAAATAGGCAAGGTTATTGTGGCGATGGGAGGTGGGACTCGGCAAGAAAGTGCAATTCAAGGATTTAAAAAATTAAAAAATTTACAACCCAACGATATTGTCCTTTTTCACAACGCCGCGAATCCATTGGTCACACAAAAAGAAATCACGGAAGTCCTCCGCGCGAGTCAAAAATATGGAGCCGCATGCGTGGGCCATCCGGCCACCGCAACATTGAAAAAACTTCACAACGGTTTTATTGAAAAAACCGTGAATCGCGAGACCATGGGGCAAGCGGAAACGCCTCAAGCCATGACTGTCGATTTGTATAAAAAAGCGCTTAAAAAACGCCTAAAAGGCACGGATGAAATGAGTTTGGTGGAGCAATTGAGGCTTCAGCCAAAGTGGATTCTTGCGAGCCCGTATAATTTTAAAATCACAACGCAACGAGATTTGGATTTAGCGCGATTTTTAATCGAAGGAGGAACTCAACGCACCGGAATTGGGCAAGACAGTCATCGATTTTCTTTAACAAAAAAGGGGCTGACATTGGGTGGAGTTTTCTTGAAAAAAGAACCCAAAATGATCGCAAATTCGGACGGAGACGTGATGATCCACGCCTTGTGCAATGCGTTATTACAAGCGCTCGGTGAGGGCTATTCTCTGGGGAAAATTGCAGATCCAATGTGCCTTAAAAAAGGAGTGAAAAACAGTCGAAAATATTTGGATAAAATTTTAAAGAAAATGAATGAAAAAGGATTTAAAATTCATCATGTCGGCTTTCAGTTGGAAGGGAAAAGGCCAAAGATCGACCTACTGACCCCGCGGCTTAAAAAAAGTATGGCAACGATATTAGGGCTTACCGAGGGCCAAATCGGCATCACGGCAACCAGCGGAGAGGATTTGACGCCCTTTGGACGAGGCGAAGGATTGCAATGCTTTGCAGTGGTGACTTTAAAATTCATCATTTAA
- a CDS encoding helix-turn-helix domain-containing protein: protein MLQQTPITEFLEKLGFDEKESRVLLSVIRLGAQPASVIAKHSKQDRTTTYRILKMLCQKKILAQSNHHGVTVFYLEKLSDISRYIEQQKQKLETLRKEFEVLSPDLSALRSSVQELPRIQIYEGYDRLEAFYRDIIDRTLEQGLLLIRILGSNTFSQQLERKDLGDIIKTFEKDMKQHAIESDILIAQGNLTREWLTQLPSFKAMADLPAAGGATNVILVGESVFMVSFRDFPVGIRIDHPDIAQTMHFLFDMGRKKI, encoded by the coding sequence ATGCTCCAACAAACTCCTATTACCGAATTTCTGGAAAAATTAGGCTTTGACGAAAAAGAAAGTCGAGTGCTTTTAAGCGTGATTCGTCTTGGCGCGCAACCTGCTTCCGTGATCGCCAAACACTCCAAACAAGATCGCACCACCACGTATCGTATTTTAAAAATGCTTTGCCAAAAAAAGATCCTGGCGCAATCCAATCATCACGGAGTCACGGTTTTTTATCTTGAAAAATTGTCCGATATTTCCCGCTACATTGAACAGCAAAAACAAAAACTCGAAACCCTTCGTAAGGAATTTGAGGTGCTTTCTCCCGACCTTTCAGCCTTACGTTCCAGTGTTCAAGAACTCCCCCGAATCCAAATTTACGAAGGGTATGATCGACTTGAAGCGTTTTATCGCGACATCATTGATCGCACCTTGGAACAGGGACTCCTGTTGATCCGCATTTTGGGTTCCAACACCTTCAGTCAACAGCTTGAACGCAAAGATTTGGGAGACATCATCAAAACGTTTGAAAAAGACATGAAACAACACGCGATCGAGTCCGATATTTTAATCGCGCAAGGAAATCTCACTCGGGAATGGCTCACTCAATTGCCGTCGTTTAAAGCCATGGCGGATTTACCTGCGGCCGGAGGTGCAACGAATGTGATTTTAGTGGGAGAGAGTGTTTTCATGGTTTCGTTCCGTGATTTTCCGGTGGGAATCCGCATCGATCATCCGGACATTGCGCAGACCATGCACTTTTTGTTTGATATGGGACGGAAAAAAATTTAA